In Lapillicoccus jejuensis, the DNA window CGCAGTCGTTCCCGGCGGAGTACCTCGGCGACACCGTCGAGGCGCTCGTCGTCGCGGCCCGCGGAGGGCTCGTCGTGCGGGAGGTGCCGGTGACGATGCGCGCCCGGCTCGGCGGCGAGGCGTCGACCGGACCGTGGCGCTCGACCGTGTTCCTCACCCGGGCGCTCACGGCGCTGGGCTTCGCCCTGACCCGGCCCCGCACCCGGCCCAGCTCCCCCCCGCCGGACCTGCTCGACATCGTGCCCGCGGCGCCGCAGCCGCTCGAGACCGAGCCCCTCACAGCCGAGCCCCTCACGCCCGAGCCCCTCACGCCCGAGCCCCTCACGCCCGAGCCCCGGAAGGCGACGCGATGAGCCTGCACCACGTCAGCGGCTACCCCTTCGCCCTCGGGGTCTGCGTCGTCCTGCTCCTCGCGCTCGGGTGGCTGCTGCGCAGCCAGCGGCTGCGTGAGAAGTACGCCGTCGTGTGGGTGGTCCTCGTCCTCGGTCTCGTCGTGCTCGGGTTCGTCCCGCAGATCACGCTGTGGTTCGGGCACGTCACCGGGGTGACGACGCCGGTCAACCTCGTCTTCATCCTCGCGCTGCTGGCGCTGCTCGGCGTGTGCATCCAGCTGAGCCTGGCCGTGTCGCGCCTCGAGGAGACCGTGCGCACCGTCGCCGAGGAGGTCGCCCTGCTCCG includes these proteins:
- a CDS encoding DUF2304 domain-containing protein, which translates into the protein MSLHHVSGYPFALGVCVVLLLALGWLLRSQRLREKYAVVWVVLVLGLVVLGFVPQITLWFGHVTGVTTPVNLVFILALLALLGVCIQLSLAVSRLEETVRTVAEEVALLRLEVEQRDAIREAERDARDRDPGPSALR